From Woronichinia naegeliana WA131, the proteins below share one genomic window:
- a CDS encoding tetratricopeptide repeat protein, producing MADFVPRVKKDNQAPSSGRSKQGLRLLGKKSSDIFKRGIQLMEQKRYDQALEAFDEALLKDPTSKGAHVCIAGILFSRKRYDEALRHAEEVIRLDPFMPQAFTLAGKICLANQEWGKASDYFQDLIRIDPKSTAGYLGLGNLLLKLNRYDEAIAYFRQAIDLDPYQTESYLLIARAYKNQGNIAYASTVLKNLIEFAPDKAPAYVQLGSIYLEKGKFYDAKDNFEKTLSFRDIDERSEVLAKFGLAEALVTLNLDLKKAEKLLKNLPNTDDIQWKKYKLLGDLYTKQKRFEEASNAYELTLTYAKAKTLLNNKQANLKDGASNWQESAQIYKKEIDTLISS from the coding sequence ATGGCTGATTTTGTTCCTCGTGTTAAAAAGGATAACCAAGCTCCGTCCTCAGGAAGATCAAAGCAGGGTCTAAGACTTCTTGGCAAAAAGTCTTCGGATATTTTTAAAAGAGGTATCCAGTTGATGGAGCAAAAAAGATATGATCAGGCCTTGGAAGCTTTTGATGAAGCTCTTCTTAAGGATCCAACCTCTAAAGGTGCTCATGTTTGCATTGCGGGAATACTTTTTTCTCGAAAACGCTACGATGAAGCCTTACGCCATGCAGAGGAAGTTATTCGGCTAGATCCGTTTATGCCTCAAGCCTTTACTTTGGCTGGCAAAATATGTTTGGCGAATCAGGAATGGGGCAAAGCATCAGACTATTTCCAAGACTTGATTCGCATTGATCCTAAGTCAACGGCTGGTTATCTGGGGTTAGGGAATCTGTTGCTTAAGTTAAATCGGTATGATGAAGCGATCGCTTACTTCCGTCAGGCCATTGATCTAGATCCCTATCAAACAGAAAGTTATCTTTTGATTGCCCGTGCCTATAAAAATCAAGGTAACATTGCCTACGCTAGTACTGTGCTTAAAAATTTAATTGAATTTGCACCAGACAAGGCACCAGCCTATGTTCAACTAGGTAGTATTTATCTTGAAAAAGGGAAATTCTATGATGCCAAGGATAATTTTGAAAAAACCCTGAGTTTTCGAGATATTGATGAACGATCAGAAGTTTTGGCAAAGTTTGGATTAGCAGAAGCTTTAGTCACCTTAAACCTAGATCTAAAAAAAGCAGAAAAGCTCCTTAAAAATCTACCGAACACGGATGATATCCAATGGAAAAAGTATAAACTTTTAGGGGATCTATACACTAAACAAAAAAGGTTTGAAGAAGCGAGTAACGCCTATGAGCTTACCCTCACCTATGCCAAAGCTAAAACATTATTAAATAATAAACAAGCAAACTTGAAGGACGGAGCTTCTAATTGGCAAGAAAGTGCTCAAATCTACAAAAAGGAAATTGACACTCTTATCTCTTCTTAG
- a CDS encoding sulfatase-like hydrolase/transferase encodes MPNHLLYIIMDSCRFDSYQAAKTPNIDSIGTVECRYSYASWTSPSHYTMLMGMIPHTSPQNVFASEVYKQEFVKWVDRLGIPNLSFKTFVPELSLAKVCKNLGYRTVARVSMPVLNQFTNLNKYFDDYALMPNHNDFASMVEEIDFDGDSPYFYFLNLGETHYPYMLSEENLPRISGVHGVFKKMDQFIEDSNEPIEEEAEEEQSFFSKQEMQRLHTQQISCVEYIDGLLGKLLEKCPENTHIIVTADHGELFGEDNYFGHGPIMHKKCFEIPFVEGIKP; translated from the coding sequence ATGCCCAACCATTTGCTCTATATCATTATGGATAGCTGTCGGTTTGATAGCTATCAGGCCGCTAAAACGCCAAATATAGACTCAATCGGAACCGTTGAGTGTCGTTATAGCTATGCTTCCTGGACATCCCCCTCCCATTACACCATGCTGATGGGTATGATACCCCACACCAGTCCTCAGAATGTTTTTGCCTCTGAAGTCTATAAACAGGAATTCGTTAAATGGGTAGATCGCCTCGGCATTCCCAATCTCTCTTTCAAAACTTTTGTGCCTGAACTCTCTCTAGCAAAAGTTTGCAAGAATTTGGGCTATCGGACAGTGGCAAGAGTCTCTATGCCTGTTCTCAATCAGTTTACTAATCTGAATAAATACTTTGATGACTACGCTCTGATGCCCAATCATAATGACTTTGCTTCGATGGTGGAGGAAATTGATTTTGACGGCGATAGTCCCTACTTTTACTTTCTCAACTTAGGAGAAACCCACTACCCCTATATGCTTTCAGAAGAAAATTTGCCAAGAATCTCTGGTGTTCATGGTGTTTTCAAGAAGATGGATCAGTTTATTGAGGATTCTAACGAACCAATCGAGGAAGAGGCAGAGGAAGAACAAAGTTTTTTCTCTAAACAAGAAATGCAACGCTTACACACTCAACAGATATCCTGTGTAGAATACATTGATGGTTTATTGGGAAAATTGTTAGAAAAATGTCCAGAGAACACTCACATTATTGTCACAGCCGATCATGGTGAGTTATTTGGTGAAGATAATTATTTTGGCCACGGCCCCATCATGCACAAGAAATGTTTTGAGATCCCTTTTGTAGAAGGAATAAAACCTTAA
- a CDS encoding photosystem II S4 domain protein: MLPREELLKGVENREEMARIIDQAEQSLRTWEVVVTDFLSPRVLAEVQSRFSRLTELVFISWGGYPQAERQRLAIARAEIPLDLSQVDLAALDIAGNFLFDTASHRDFLGAILGTGIVREKVGDILPLGDRGAQAIVVPELVEFLQTALVQVRSVPVKTQPLDLSELKIRPPQKKELTTVEASLRLDAIASAGFGVSRSKMAEVISGGNVQVNWKEITQTSHNVQSGDLITYRGKGRLEVGEIVVTKKERYRVQLTRYL, translated from the coding sequence ATGTTACCCAGAGAGGAATTGTTAAAAGGGGTCGAGAACCGAGAAGAAATGGCGCGAATTATTGACCAGGCGGAACAATCCCTACGAACCTGGGAAGTGGTCGTCACAGATTTTCTATCGCCTCGTGTTTTAGCAGAAGTGCAATCGCGTTTTAGTCGTTTAACGGAATTGGTTTTTATTAGTTGGGGCGGTTATCCTCAAGCAGAACGTCAACGCCTAGCGATCGCCCGTGCGGAAATCCCCTTGGATCTGTCCCAGGTTGACCTGGCGGCTCTGGATATTGCTGGCAATTTTCTCTTTGATACAGCTAGTCATCGAGATTTTTTAGGCGCGATTTTAGGAACTGGCATTGTGCGCGAAAAAGTGGGTGATATTCTTCCCCTCGGCGATCGCGGGGCCCAGGCCATTGTGGTTCCTGAATTGGTGGAGTTTTTACAAACAGCCTTGGTGCAAGTGCGCTCTGTTCCGGTTAAAACCCAGCCCCTAGATCTCAGTGAGTTAAAAATTCGTCCACCGCAGAAAAAGGAATTAACCACCGTCGAAGCGTCTTTACGATTAGATGCGATCGCCTCAGCCGGATTTGGAGTGTCACGTAGTAAAATGGCGGAAGTGATTAGTGGGGGAAACGTACAGGTTAACTGGAAAGAAATTACCCAAACTAGCCATAATGTTCAATCTGGTGATCTGATTACCTATCGAGGGAAAGGTCGTTTGGAAGTGGGAGAAATTGTCGTCACCAAAAAAGAAAGATATCGAGTGCAATTAACCAGATATCTCTAA
- the psaC gene encoding photosystem I iron-sulfur center protein PsaC, producing MSHRVNIYDTCIGCTQCVRACPLDVLEMVPWDGCKAAQIASSPRTEDCVGCKRCETACPTDFLSIRVYLGAETTRSMGLAY from the coding sequence ATGTCACACCGCGTAAACATCTATGATACCTGCATCGGTTGCACCCAATGCGTTCGGGCTTGTCCTCTAGACGTTCTGGAGATGGTTCCCTGGGATGGTTGTAAAGCTGCTCAGATCGCTTCCTCTCCTCGTACCGAAGACTGTGTTGGTTGCAAACGTTGTGAAACGGCTTGTCCCACCGATTTCTTAAGCATCCGCGTCTATTTAGGCGCAGAAACAACCCGTAGTATGGGTCTTGCTTACTAA
- the mnmE gene encoding tRNA uridine-5-carboxymethylaminomethyl(34) synthesis GTPase MnmE, giving the protein MSFVDTIAAIATAIVPQQGSIGIVRLSGTQAVMIAQKLFQAAGKPTWESHRILYGYIRHPHNGQIIDEALLLLMLAPRSYTREDVVEFHCHGGIIPVQQVLQACLEQGARLAEPGEFTLRAFLNGRLDLTQAESVSELVGAQSPQAAQMALAGLQGKLASPIRQLRSQCLDILAEVEARVDFEEDLPPLDLGQIQCQLEQVLASVSQILATADRGELLRTGLKVAIVGRPNVGKSSLLNAWSRSDRAIVTDLPGTTRDVVESQLVVGGIPIQVLDTAGIRETTDTVEKIGVQRSRQAAQQADLILLTLEAITGWTKEDEEIYQQVKHLPVILIINKVDLANPQTVHYPETIQQIVPTVAAQQQGIDALENAILAIIQQGKLIAANLDFAINQRQAAALIETKQALEQVQATICQQLPLDFWTIDLRTAIQCLGNITGEEVTESVLDRIFSRFCIGK; this is encoded by the coding sequence ATGTCCTTTGTAGATACCATCGCCGCGATCGCCACTGCCATTGTGCCGCAACAGGGAAGTATTGGCATTGTGCGTCTATCGGGAACTCAGGCGGTGATGATTGCCCAAAAACTCTTTCAGGCTGCGGGGAAACCCACTTGGGAAAGTCACCGTATTTTGTATGGCTATATCCGTCATCCTCACAATGGACAAATTATCGATGAAGCTCTTTTGCTATTGATGTTGGCTCCCCGTTCCTATACGAGGGAAGATGTGGTGGAATTTCACTGTCATGGTGGCATTATACCCGTACAACAAGTTTTACAGGCTTGTCTAGAACAGGGGGCCAGATTAGCCGAACCAGGAGAATTTACGCTGAGGGCTTTTCTGAACGGTCGTTTAGATCTAACTCAAGCAGAAAGTGTAAGTGAATTAGTCGGGGCCCAATCTCCCCAGGCGGCCCAAATGGCCCTGGCCGGTTTGCAAGGTAAGTTAGCTTCTCCCATTCGTCAGTTGCGATCGCAATGTTTAGATATTTTGGCCGAAGTGGAAGCAAGAGTGGATTTTGAAGAGGATTTACCGCCCCTGGATCTCGGACAAATTCAATGCCAGTTAGAGCAAGTACTCGCCTCTGTGTCCCAAATTTTAGCGACGGCGGATCGGGGTGAATTATTACGAACCGGCTTAAAAGTGGCCATTGTTGGCCGTCCCAATGTGGGCAAGTCTAGTTTGCTCAATGCCTGGAGTCGCAGCGATCGCGCCATTGTCACCGATTTACCTGGTACGACCCGTGATGTAGTGGAATCCCAATTAGTGGTAGGCGGTATTCCGATTCAGGTGTTAGATACGGCGGGGATTCGGGAAACAACGGATACAGTGGAAAAAATTGGTGTACAGCGATCGCGCCAGGCAGCCCAACAGGCCGATTTAATTTTACTGACCCTAGAGGCCATAACAGGTTGGACAAAAGAGGATGAGGAAATTTATCAACAGGTCAAACATCTGCCGGTTATTTTGATTATTAATAAAGTGGATTTAGCCAATCCGCAAACGGTTCATTATCCAGAAACGATTCAACAAATTGTGCCGACTGTTGCCGCCCAACAGCAAGGGATTGATGCCCTAGAAAATGCCATTTTAGCCATTATCCAACAGGGCAAATTAATAGCAGCCAATCTCGATTTTGCGATCAATCAACGTCAAGCCGCAGCCCTGATCGAAACGAAACAGGCATTAGAACAAGTACAAGCAACGATTTGCCAACAATTACCGCTAGATTTTTGGACAATCGATCTCAGAACTGCCATTCAATGTCTAGGCAATATTACCGGCGAAGAGGTGACAGAATCCGTTTTAGATCGGATTTTTAGCCGTTTTTGCATTGGTAAATAG
- a CDS encoding ribonuclease H-like domain-containing protein, with amino-acid sequence MTTLSNFQVCNQDLSADLLNHFSTVNAIAVDTETMGLIPQRDRLCLVQLCDPNGSVVAIRISKGQTEAPNLKQLMENEQIVKVFHFARFDVAQLNYTFGIKTHPIFCTKIASKLVRTYTSSHGLKSLVQELAKVELDKTSQSSDWGNSQNLSISQLSYAANDVRYLISMKDKLIEMLVREERLGLAQRCFECIPVFVSLDLELFSNIFEH; translated from the coding sequence ATGACAACTTTAAGTAATTTTCAAGTTTGTAATCAAGATCTGTCTGCTGACCTTCTGAACCACTTTTCGACGGTTAACGCGATCGCTGTCGATACGGAAACAATGGGGCTAATTCCCCAGCGCGATCGCCTTTGTCTGGTGCAACTCTGTGATCCCAATGGTTCTGTTGTCGCGATTCGGATCAGCAAGGGACAGACCGAAGCACCGAACCTTAAGCAATTGATGGAAAACGAACAAATTGTCAAAGTCTTTCATTTTGCCCGCTTTGATGTGGCTCAGTTAAATTACACCTTTGGCATTAAAACCCATCCGATTTTTTGTACCAAAATTGCCAGCAAATTAGTTCGCACCTATACCTCTAGTCATGGGCTGAAAAGCCTAGTACAAGAATTGGCGAAAGTTGAACTCGATAAAACGTCCCAAAGTTCAGATTGGGGCAATTCCCAAAACCTGTCCATCTCTCAGTTAAGCTATGCTGCCAATGATGTGCGTTATTTAATCAGTATGAAAGATAAATTAATCGAGATGTTAGTCAGGGAAGAGCGGTTAGGATTAGCACAGCGTTGTTTTGAATGTATTCCGGTTTTTGTCTCTCTTGATCTGGAGCTTTTTAGTAATATTTTTGAACACTAA
- a CDS encoding DUF4926 domain-containing protein, which yields MKFPLFSQVQLTQNIPQLNLKKGSIGTIVEYYPMPNSLEDGYSLEGLICQDTVEVSESQIELVPIQQNREKVSSQ from the coding sequence ATGAAATTCCCTCTATTTTCTCAAGTTCAACTAACCCAAAATATTCCTCAACTTAATCTAAAAAAAGGGAGTATCGGCACAATTGTCGAATATTATCCAATGCCCAATAGTTTGGAAGATGGCTACAGCTTAGAAGGCTTAATTTGTCAAGATACCGTTGAAGTTTCTGAATCACAAATTGAATTAGTTCCCATCCAGCAAAACAGAGAAAAAGTGAGTAGTCAATAA
- a CDS encoding type II toxin-antitoxin system Phd/YefM family antitoxin: MNSITINQFKNDLQDLIKQVINQHIPIKITNQDGQDFIVISAEDWEQQQETLLVLQNSNLMQQIAYSMATHTQNQGYSPNQEELNEILSI, encoded by the coding sequence GTGAACTCCATCACCATCAATCAATTTAAAAACGATCTCCAAGATCTTATCAAACAAGTCATCAATCAACATATTCCAATTAAAATTACCAATCAAGATGGCCAAGACTTTATCGTTATTAGTGCCGAAGATTGGGAACAACAACAAGAAACCCTATTGGTTTTACAAAATAGTAATTTAATGCAACAAATTGCCTATTCAATGGCTACCCATACCCAAAACCAAGGCTACTCTCCTAACCAGGAAGAACTCAATGAGATACTTAGTATTTGA
- a CDS encoding Txe/YoeB family addiction module toxin, which yields MRYLVFEGNTWEIYEELRQKDKILHKNLCKLIKEMLRDDPAKGTGKPEPLKHNLSGLWSRRLSQKDRLIYKFDDKYVYIFAIGGHYN from the coding sequence ATGAGATACTTAGTATTTGAAGGTAACACTTGGGAAATTTACGAAGAACTCAGACAGAAAGACAAAATTCTGCATAAAAACCTTTGTAAACTCATCAAAGAAATGCTGAGAGACGATCCCGCCAAAGGAACAGGTAAACCTGAACCCTTAAAACATAACTTATCAGGCTTGTGGTCAAGAAGACTGTCTCAAAAAGATCGCTTAATTTATAAATTTGATGATAAATATGTTTATATTTTTGCCATAGGTGGTCATTATAATTGA
- a CDS encoding DUF433 domain-containing protein, whose amino-acid sequence MKLDRITINPNQMNGQPCIRGQRLTVRRVLELLATYPNRNELYQEFPELEEEDIQQALTYVSACLEDRIIELSPTYETVA is encoded by the coding sequence ATGAAACTTGATCGCATCACCATTAACCCCAATCAAATGAACGGCCAGCCCTGCATTCGAGGACAACGTTTAACCGTTCGGAGAGTGCTAGAGCTATTAGCAACCTATCCTAACCGTAATGAACTTTACCAAGAATTTCCCGAATTAGAGGAAGAAGATATTCAACAAGCCCTAACCTATGTTTCCGCTTGTTTAGAAGATCGCATTATCGAACTATCTCCCACCTATGAAACTGTTGCTTGA
- a CDS encoding DUF5615 family PIN-like protein produces the protein MKLLLDQGLPRSAAPLLSQRGIDSIHVADLGMSAAEDQDILEKAKNLGRIVVTLDADFHGLLALTNAISPSVIRIRIEKLRAQALTNLLITILRECEIELKQGAALSVNSKRIRIRRLSLV, from the coding sequence ATGAAACTGTTGCTTGATCAAGGTTTACCGCGTTCTGCGGCCCCATTACTTAGTCAAAGAGGCATTGACAGTATTCATGTTGCCGATCTTGGAATGTCTGCCGCAGAAGATCAAGACATTTTAGAAAAAGCTAAAAACTTAGGTCGTATTGTTGTCACCTTAGACGCTGATTTTCATGGATTATTAGCCCTAACAAATGCAATTTCTCCCTCCGTCATTCGTATTCGCATAGAAAAACTTCGCGCCCAAGCCCTAACGAATTTATTGATAACGATTCTTCGTGAATGTGAAATAGAGTTAAAACAAGGAGCCGCTTTATCAGTTAACTCTAAACGTATCCGTATTCGACGATTATCTTTAGTTTAG
- a CDS encoding phage holin family protein — translation MNPIGLIVTWFVTSVSLFIISKLPTGVEIDSFQKAMISSLVFGLLNVFVRPVLAFFSFPITFLTFGLFSVVINAAIFGLAAMLVDGFSLKWGFWSALMGAILLGFINSLIFRLF, via the coding sequence ATGAATCCCATTGGTTTAATTGTGACCTGGTTTGTTACTTCTGTAAGTTTATTTATTATTTCTAAGCTACCGACCGGAGTTGAAATCGACAGTTTTCAGAAAGCCATGATTTCATCCCTGGTTTTTGGATTGCTCAACGTCTTTGTTCGTCCTGTCTTGGCTTTTTTCTCTTTTCCGATCACCTTTTTAACTTTTGGTCTATTTTCCGTTGTTATCAACGCAGCTATTTTTGGTTTAGCGGCTATGTTAGTGGACGGCTTTTCTTTAAAGTGGGGTTTTTGGAGTGCTTTGATGGGAGCTATTTTATTGGGTTTTATCAATTCATTGATTTTTCGTCTGTTCTAA
- a CDS encoding rubredoxin, translated as MQKYVCSVCNHVYDPEEGDPDTGIAPGTAFEDLPEDWTCPVCGVSKSDFAPEE; from the coding sequence ATGCAAAAATATGTTTGTTCCGTCTGTAACCATGTATATGATCCGGAAGAAGGCGATCCTGATACTGGGATCGCTCCAGGCACAGCCTTTGAAGACCTGCCGGAAGATTGGACTTGTCCAGTTTGTGGGGTATCTAAAAGTGATTTTGCACCAGAAGAATAG
- a CDS encoding tyrosine-type recombinase/integrase, giving the protein MTSANFPVPIALLDQNLLEELLRDKRSPNTRRTYAKGLRDFFVTMTQDEPSPERIAWFLTLGRFDAIALLLRYRAGLLERGLTPATVNVRLSAVKSLVNYARKVGKCDYTLEDVESLQVETYRDTSGVSPDGFKRIAEQVKRDSLKGKRDLAILRLLWDNALRRAEISSLDLEDYSPREMKLWIKGKGRLSKESIRLSVKAITFINDWLLVIGDRAPDKPLFCTVDRATFGHRLSGNAIYNIVRDTAQAAGISKIISPHRIRHSAITAALDATNGDARKVQKLSRHRNLNTLMIYDDNRHQHQAEVTSLLADLV; this is encoded by the coding sequence ATGACTTCTGCTAATTTTCCAGTTCCCATCGCTCTCCTCGATCAAAACCTGTTGGAGGAGTTATTACGAGATAAGCGATCGCCGAATACTCGCCGGACTTATGCCAAGGGATTGCGGGATTTTTTTGTCACCATGACCCAGGATGAACCTTCGCCAGAACGGATTGCCTGGTTCTTAACCCTGGGACGCTTTGACGCGATCGCCCTATTATTACGCTATCGGGCTGGTTTATTAGAACGAGGTTTAACGCCAGCAACAGTTAATGTTCGCTTGTCAGCCGTTAAAAGCCTAGTGAATTATGCCCGTAAAGTGGGGAAGTGTGACTATACCCTAGAAGATGTGGAGAGCTTACAGGTTGAGACTTATCGAGATACGAGTGGGGTGAGTCCCGATGGCTTTAAACGGATTGCGGAGCAGGTGAAAAGGGATTCCCTCAAGGGTAAACGGGATTTAGCCATTCTTCGACTTCTCTGGGACAATGCTCTGCGGCGGGCTGAGATCTCTTCTCTGGATTTGGAAGATTACAGTCCCAGGGAAATGAAGTTATGGATCAAGGGGAAAGGCAGACTTAGCAAAGAATCGATTCGCTTGAGTGTTAAGGCGATCACTTTTATTAATGATTGGTTATTGGTTATTGGCGATCGTGCTCCCGATAAACCACTTTTTTGCACGGTAGATCGAGCTACCTTTGGACATCGACTTAGTGGCAATGCCATCTATAACATTGTGAGAGATACGGCCCAAGCCGCAGGCATTTCTAAGATTATTAGTCCTCACCGTATTCGACATAGTGCCATCACTGCCGCCCTTGATGCGACTAATGGTGATGCGCGTAAGGTTCAGAAACTAAGTCGTCATCGCAATTTGAATACTTTAATGATCTACGATGATAACCGCCATCAGCATCAAGCGGAAGTAACAAGTCTTTTGGCAGATTTGGTTTAA